aaagaggaaaaagaagaaaTTTAAATTGCTCACTCTAAAGAGTAAAGACCCTATTTATGTTAATTATGACTCGCATTCAAGGAGGGGTTAAATTTAGGGAGGAAAATGAATAGTAAAAGAGGGAGAGAAAGAGTCGGGGGAAATTAAAGGGGTAAAGAGGAATTAAGAGTGATAATTAAGAGTGATAAATGTGGTATTGATTGTGCTCTTGCGTTATAGaaatattactccctctgtcccggtcatttgttgtcctttttcatattggggtgtctcagtcatttgttgtcctttctattttaagaatgaatttgatgagtaatttgatcattctcattcaatttgatccacttgtcatttaattattggctctctcctctttccttggtctttgtgccaaaacgaaaggacaacaattgaccgggacggagggagtattaattagtCAAAAATCATCAAATGAAGGTTAATTAGAAATTCTAAAGTTGCCACGTGTCTCAATCATATGCTCAATCTAGgctttttatattattatatagatTTCGTATTCTTTCTAGTTTAATTTCATCTCATTTCAATTCAACTCtgctctattcagttcagcttTATTCGGTTTAGTTCAGctcatctcttcacaaattaacccTACCTTCATTCACTCATTTAGTCAGCTTAgttctattcagttcagttcagctcaactttattaagttaagttaagttcagttcagtttcttTCAGCCGAAAAGAAGAGGATCTTAGTCGTGTActctatataatttttttttattatataatcattatcattattataaatGAGATGTACACAGAAATTATTGGAAATGTATTCATCGTACAATAACGTATGATAGTCTTATTTATATTTGTGTGTACCTTTTTTAAACCGGGAAAGTAGTgattgacccccataactttgagcaattgtgaaattaacccccaTAACTTTCAATTAGAGTGATTTGGCCcataacttacataataagtgaaattaaacccatttatcaaaatctcacgagaaattcaatttatcatatcaaAAAAGTGAAAATGGTTaatgtttttatgaaaaatacaaaataaaagtttacaaaaataaattaaaaaaagcacaattagataaaaaaaattaaaatactttacaaaaatcaaacaatttattatttttatataaagtacagatttttcaacttttttttacaatttttgtaaaaaaaattcaattgcAAAATATTTATAGCTTAATTCATTAATAGCTTAAGTTGAAATTAATCAGGATGACCCAAGTTGTAGATATGATGTTATGAAGCCCATTTATAACCTAATTCATTTAGGCGAGAAAACTTTagaatctcttattcttttagtttaaggggattCAAATGATGCGATGCCAACATATTGTGTGGAGCCGATAACATGGTAAAAACTCGTTTGTCCTCGTTAGCCCCATTTATCCCCACACATCCATTGTATTCTTAATATCCCGCATGTTTCTTCTATCCCAACAAGCAATTCGAAATTAAAAATGCATGGATTTGCTCAATagtaaaagaaagggaaaatcaCATTTTATTTTAACATGGTCGTTGTAATATAATGAGAAACTGGTATGAAAGAGCTTTTATTTAGCTGTAAGCCTATAGCCAAACGCATCAGTGCGTTTAACGTCTCCGTGTAATTTTTCCAAAATCCAAATCCTTGGAAAATTAGAGCCGTGAATTCCTAAGTTGCAGCTTCAGCATAGGTCGGATATACTCTTGGTAACCATCAAGAACAACTGATTTATTCAAAGGATCCTTCCACGCTTCCTCGTATAGCTTCGGGTATACATTACCATCATAACGACCCAAAGCTGAGCCAAGGAAATGATCCGTGTAGTTGAATGCATCAACCAAAGCTATTGCATTTGGACGAACCTAAGCAAACCGGTAAATTAGACGTGAGTTAGTATACTTAAAAGAGACAATACAAGGTAGAGGTGCTAAAATCCGGCTGGTATGACCTGGATTTGGGACCGTTTAGCACAATGAGTGCGTGCAATTACTtgaattacattttttttataCCCACTTCATTGGCGGGCTATGTCTAATGGATTGTTCTGCCAATGAACAAGCATGGCTTTGGTTATGTAGAGGTCTACACTTTCTTACTTATCTCAATTTCTTTGTACGACAACATTGTCATTACCCCAATGCCTCAAATGGCTCCCGTAAACTGTGGAGTAAGGGGGTCGGATATAAGCAACCTTACCCTGTTTTAACAACAGAGAGGTGATCTCAAATTCTGTTAGTAAAAAAAGGGCTcggaaatttgtgaaaatatttCATGTTTTTGCTTAAAATGAAGAGCAAATGTTTGAGTCGGAAGGTTCTAAGTGTCAGACACGTGATAAGTCGTGATTTATAACCAAATTGATGTGTCCAAACAACATGGCTATTAAGACTTTAAGAGGCGTGCTTCGAGTTGATAAAAACCTGGGTAAATAAAGATCGGAGAAGATCATTTGCGAGGGATGCTTGCTTAGGAGTGATGCAGGCCGTCGTTAGAAAATCGCCCAGATGCTTCTTGATGATGGAAAGAGTATAGATCCCACACAGTGCTTGCAACTGTCCTTTCACTCCATCTCCGGGTATGTCTTGTCTCAGTTTCTCAATAAACCTGATAATATTTGAGATGAAAGAGATAAATGCATCAAGGGTCAAGAACTCAAGATGGTATTTCATTGATAAAGCATATCTCAAAAGCCCGAGATTTTAGGGTATTTCTGAAGATCATTGCTTACTTAGAAACAATTATAAGCTGACAATGAGCCACAGCAGCATTTGCGAGATCGGCTGAGAGTTCCGAAAAACCTGAGAATATATTTCAGCTAATAATTTTAGTATCcgaataatttaattttttatcaTCATTTCCTAAGAATCTGAATTTATCGAGGCATTCCAAACATCTCCAAGCAATTATCAATGGGTGAACTTCATAAATTACTCCATAGAAAAGTCCCTACACAGAATTATATTACCTTCTTCTGGGTTTGAAAACCGACTTAGACTTTGAGCACAAGCAACAGACATCCTAAGTGACCGTGCCTCAAAAGCCTCAATCACAACATCAGGATTCGACCAATCTTCAGCTGCAAAAACCAATAGCATAATTAAGGTACCAATGTTAGGATGTCATAGAAGCTTTAACCAAAACATCTGTTACAAGTCTTATTGAGCAGTGTCCTACGAGATAGGGATCCAAGAAAACCTGTCAAAAACAAATTAACCTGACCCATTTTTAATTTAATGAAGAATTGAAGATGTAGAACCTTCAAAATCAAATCACAGAAATCTGAATCCCATAAATTTAGGACTAGATAAGGGTTGAACACAACCagaaaattatatatatatatatatatatatatatagtcgggatccggtgagaactcctaaatatttgaggattgagtattagtgaatacaatatcacaagttcttcaatacaatatcacgaaatatttgacctttgccaaaaaaaaaaaaaatttttttaaaaaaattataatttttttttttgcacaggtgttttttttttgtgatattttatcgaataacctctgatattgtattgaacaacctgtgatattgtaacaaatcctcaatcctcaaaaagatagtgtatcctcacatgatcccattcctcaaaaagatagtatatatatatatatatatatatatatataaaatatgtgAAGAAACGTCGTTTCAGCTTCGCCTGGATTTGTAGGGACCCGACAAGAATTTTGAGCCGACTTGTTTTGGCTTAACCCTGAGTCCCTAACCCTATACACTTGGCCCGTTTGATAGGTCTAGAACCAATCAAGCATCCAAGTATCCAACATATGAGTTTAAGAACCATATACAATGGAAAGTCACTTTACATCATGTGTGTTGACTTGAGTAGTCATGCTAGATGAGAGACATGTCCTACTCGTACACTAGAGATCCTTGGGGgaatttataacaacccgacccaccaccgtcgtaacacaacccaataagatgggtgtgcacctttgggcccatatttgtcctcacttaagcccaaaagcacaaggctttgttactaagtggtgggtggaatcccttataaacatatcacaacctcctaattccccgatgtgggacaaccttactctcaataacttggggtgttacaatctcccccacttccttgttgtgcctccaacttgaccgcagccaagcccagaatcctcccccgctaggtgtgtgacccgggtaccCCCGACCACgagctcaccacacggtcgcagggtcgctctgataccatttataaccacccgacccaccaccgtcgtaacacaacccaataagatgggtgtgcacctttgggcccatatttgtcctcacttaagcccaaaagcacaaggccttgttactaagtggtgggtggaatcccttataaacatatcacaacctcctcaattccccgatgtgggacaaccttactctcaataacttggggtgttacagaaTTCGAGTGTCAGGAAGCTAGTCCAACATGCCTTCAGGCTTCACTACATTTCACATCATCCTGAGCTAATTATTCAACATAATGTACCTTCCTGAACACTACAGCGAGACTGCAACAGATGTTCTGCCCTAGCCATATACGCAATCGTGCCACCAAGCTGTTTACCCGATCCCAGTTGTGATACCGTCTTCATCAGAAATCGAGCAACCTAACAGTGAAAGACAGAGATGGGAGGAGACAAGAGTTAGACACGCAACCAAAAGTGAAATGTCAAAATATCTTTGGAAGTTGTACTTCCTCCCATTCACTAGGTTTGCAACATTGTTGTACAGCACAATTATCAAGGTAAGCAAGTTGCAATTACATTTTTAGAACATTACCCTTCCAAGGGAAGAACTAACACCTCCACAGACCACATCAACTCCCCTCGACATAATAAGGTAAAAATGACATTTGACTAGGTTACCTTTAGCCTTATAAGGAAATGTTGCAAACCCAGTGAATCAGTGAAGTTGCCACACATATAAAATGTTGCAAACTCAATTAATCTAACAAACAACACAATCAAATTTGACTTCCAATTCATTCAAACCAAGCATGCATAAAAATTCGAGAAATGGTGATTGTGGCCTTGTGGGAGGTAGACAGGAGCAATAGAAAACACGGAGAGAGTAGTAAGAAATACCTGTAGTAGCAAGACAACATTGTCCCCTTCATAGGTACAAGCAGGGACATAGACAGCAAATAACTCAGGCAGACCACTACTACACAGATAGCCATGCCCTCCACACAGCTTTCGGCATTCCTCTATCCCATCCTGCATCATATGCACTCCTATTATATAAAAACGGTGACTCAAACAATAACTTTAAAGGATCTAAACACTCACCTAAAATAAGGACCATATGAAACATTCACTTTGATTATTCAAGTCGTCAAAAAAGTAATTAAACACAAGTAAAGATTACAACATCGAGAAAAGTCGCTCAACTAACTAGAAAGACCAAGTAAAGGGTGTTAGACAGATCATGTACGACAATGTTCTTATCCTCTTAACATTACACTTTCTCATGATTGCTCCCACCTTCACTTGAGCTTTAATCCACTCATCCAACATAACAGAAAAAAACCCTTCATCCAAATAAAAGTTCCCAAGACTGATTTTATTATCCCTTCTCTCTCCTACTTTGTACTTTGTACTATACCCAAccctcttctctcttaaaaattCTCAAAACATTTCAGAGTATATCTCTTTTTTGAGAAAGAATTAACAAATATATTGGCCTCTGTTTATAGAGAGAAATCATAACAAGTTGGTAATAGTTCCATATTTTTTGTTCTGAAGGGAAAAAAGATGTCATTCACAAATTACAAACCAACAAAATCATGGCAAACAAAGTGACTTGGCGATCACATGAGTGTCCACTATGATTTAAGATCCACTGTCGTGGTGCTCAAAATCAAGGATTTGAATCATTGATTCCACAAAATTTCATTGTCGTAGGTCGTCTTTTAAGCAATATAACAATATTCAATTAAGATTGGAAATCAGCGGAGATAACGTACAGCAGTAAATGAAGTTGTCACGGATTTTAACCCTGCGGTACAGGCATGGACCTCAGGCAGTGTAGAAAAATCTCTATTCTGCAATCTCTCAGTCACATCGATGTAAAGCCAGTTCAACCAGTCACCGACAATTCTGAAAGCATATGCAGATGCAAGCAATGGGAAAAGCCTACTCTGCTGAGTCTTGTAATCAATCACCTGCAAATAATAGCAGATTAACGAACACTACACATTTTACAAGGTCACTCGATTGACTAATCAAATATTATCCCAAGTCAAGAATAATGATGTTAAAAAATAGAAAGAAGTGCAGCCACTTAGAGAGCcatttgctttattccatcacaatccaaaaaccaaaaaaGTCAGtactctttggttatggattGTGATGAATGGGTCATCAATGGTTCCACTTCTTTCTATTGTGATGTAGTTCTCGACGTAAACATCTTGGGTCATTTGTAAACAACCTCTTTATGTTGTTAACACAAGCATAAGGCCGTGTACATCCGACCCCTACAAAAAACAGCTTACCCTAGTATCTTGACGGATCACGCAGTGGGGTATGGGGGGTTTGGATTGTGCAACATATAGGCTATTTCCGGATAACCCATAATGTAAATTCATCGGAAATTGCACCGAATGACTTTGACtccacaataaaataaataacatcaGTCAGCTCTTTTGCGCTTTGTTGTCATTAGCAAACCGTTTTTAATCGATTAAATCGTCCCAAAAAGATGAGATGCATAAGATGAGACGCAGCATTTCAGCCAGCAACAAAACCAAGGGACATAAACTAAAAAAGTTGTGATGTGTTTCATGTTGTTGGATGCAAAGAAGTGGCagaaaattcaatttttttttttaaaaaaaattagtatTCCCTGGGAGATTTTTCATAGTTATTTCATATAGAAGTACTTCATGCTAGAGCCTCAATCCCTCAAATTGATACAAGGGTACAAGACCTTAACATCATTACCCTAATGCCTCAAAGCTCAACAGTCTATTATCCGAATACCTGAATCTCACGTCCATTCTGAGAGCCAAATTGCCGTCGAACAGCACTGTACCTCGTAGCGATGCAAACTGCTTTTGACAAAGCACGTGAAGCATCACTCACAATGGTCTGTCGAATGTAAACCATCGTACCATAGATTAGCTGTCGAGGGACATCAGACTCTGCTACTTTCCCTTCTCTTGTCACCTGTAAGACCCTGGGACATGCAAAGCAGACTTAATAGCTATTCCTAACATTACACTGATTTAACAAAAATCATTAAGCTCTAACAAAATTATTCAAACTACATTATGGATCAAATATCAAGGAACATGGAAAGACAAAGCACTTAAATAAATGAAGGTCCTCAAAAGACAAACTCATTACCATGTATTCTCTCTGTCCTCTGACTCCTCGTAAAAAATTAACTTATGAGTTTACTTATTTAATTTAAGCTAGTCCTAGTCAATAGTTTGTATTTCCCTTCAAGGCATATGCTGTGGGTGGAAGATGAGCGTGAGAAACAAACATATACTATTAGCATGGACAAAGAAAGTATGTTTTTAGTTAAAGTTACTGAGCTGAGACAAGGGAAGTAGGACACTGGACATGATGTTTCCACCAGTACTTACCCACAGACTCAGAGTCAAAGCTAAGTTCCACTCCCCCAGTTTCAATTTATTTATAAGATGTTAAGAGAACGAACCGCATAAGCATTTGATCCCTTGGAATGCGCACATGATCTAATCGCAGGACCCCATTGTCCATAGTATTGTAAGCTCCATTTCCAAATTTCATTCCAATATCACCAACAGTAATCCCGGGCAAAGGCAGATGATCATCCAAGCTCCGCAGTTGTACAATAAAACCTTAGGAACAACAATGAAAACATACCTATACATAAATACTCTAGACTGGACTAACAGgacaaaatcacaaaaatactGTGTCTGAGTGCAATGCCAGACACAACATCAATCAACGCAAGGCCAAAGGACCAATGATGAGTAGTTAGTTCAATAGTTGGTAACTTGGTT
The Silene latifolia isolate original U9 population unplaced genomic scaffold, ASM4854445v1 scaffold_466, whole genome shotgun sequence DNA segment above includes these coding regions:
- the LOC141639595 gene encoding peroxisomal acyl-coenzyme A oxidase 1-like; the protein is MGEIEGGVDYLCDERKSAKFDVEAMKIMWAGGEHQFQVADRMARLVASDPVFNKDGRVRLERRELLKNTLRKAAHAWKRINELQLTEEEAYALRFFVDEPSFTDLHWGMFIPAIKGQGTEEQQRKWLPMAYRMQIIGCYAQTELGHGSNVQGLETTATFDPESDEFVIHSPTLTSSKWWPGGLGKVSTHAIVYARLLVDGQEHGVHGFIVQLRSLDDHLPLPGITVGDIGMKFGNGAYNTMDNGVLRLDHVRIPRDQMLMRVLQVTREGKVAESDVPRQLIYGTMVYIRQTIVSDASRALSKAVCIATRYSAVRRQFGSQNGREIQVIDYKTQQSRLFPLLASAYAFRIVGDWLNWLYIDVTERLQNRDFSTLPEVHACTAGLKSVTTSFTADGIEECRKLCGGHGYLCSSGLPELFAVYVPACTYEGDNVVLLLQVARFLMKTVSQLGSGKQLGGTIAYMARAEHLLQSRCSVQEAEDWSNPDVVIEAFEARSLRMSVACAQSLSRFSNPEEGFSELSADLANAAVAHCQLIIVSKFIEKLRQDIPGDGVKGQLQALCGIYTLSIIKKHLGDFLTTACITPKQASLANDLLRSLFTQVRPNAIALVDAFNYTDHFLGSALGRYDGNVYPKLYEEAWKDPLNKSVVLDGYQEYIRPMLKLQLRNSRL